A genomic region of Marinobacter sp. NP-4(2019) contains the following coding sequences:
- a CDS encoding late competence development ComFB family protein, with product MSLRDGIDNFYERLVVDAIDATRLDSDTTDFLTDVMCVALNRLPTRYYRHSIDMMFYLGDDELKGMKQKSLAAVKEARDFVESHQRN from the coding sequence ATGTCCCTGAGAGACGGAATCGATAATTTCTACGAACGGCTGGTAGTGGATGCGATTGATGCCACCCGGCTGGACTCCGACACCACCGACTTTCTGACCGATGTGATGTGCGTAGCGCTCAACCGGTTGCCAACACGCTATTACCGCCATTCCATCGATATGATGTTTTATCTGGGCGATGACGAACTGAAAGGCATGAAACAAAAATCCCTGGCCGCCGTTAAGGAGGCCAGGGATTTCGTGGAGAGCCATCAGCGGAACTAA
- a CDS encoding DUF349 domain-containing protein produces MAAFIQKLFKNRKSTGKSGATPGTAKPALSPQVDAPDVDPRKEQRAEQQQQLANAPTGEQLEKLAIGGLTADIRSEAARQLTDKARLQRVQKEAKGRDKTVYQLVRQTLQDIRSKEEQQQKTRERIGTLVAQARDQARSEDTKLYEARLDTLLKQWSEVEKEASTEQTTDFLEAVRRCRERVEQLKSEAEQAIRQQEQQKQRAETLELLQTTLDELRQHSPDQIPSLASLDALQKTQENRWLEATRETAVEKHEQKAYENRMQPLRHYIAALKRLAQHKDELSTMAEAQPGDESVQNSARELIKAVEWPEEFSRPAQLEAAYKIAGAARANTPPKRDNQEQKQQVETLKTTLQKLDAALEAKQLKESRQLFKHAQHQLKELDHRHGKPFQSRMQLLGGQLRELTDWQGFATEPKQIALCEQMEYLANQPMEPEAKAERIHELQNEWRELGGSSDRALWSRFKAASDKAYEPCKAYFSAKSGLKQANLEKRKAICEELETFLNNADWSTIDWKSAERIHQTARQEWKAAWPIEFRDNRPVQKRFDSLLKKLESPLDAERQKNEALKQDIVERANALISHEPLTEAMDRAKALQTEWKQIGITRHREDRKLWQAFRKACDEIFARRDARKSEQQEATREADKRAETVLAPCQAVNNDEPDASVIENALADLKTIASEPVSPQVRERITHEKRRLSERLESLKIRDKVQSWQTHIQARLDGNLDTAGIPASWSSLTSELEAMDARELVIRAEILTGSPSPDSEQGRRMEIQVQRLADGMGNSGGTDTDKNRQLELLVANWCLQQPQEALDSQLAARLNQAISAMLR; encoded by the coding sequence ATGGCTGCATTCATCCAGAAACTGTTCAAGAACCGTAAATCCACCGGCAAGTCGGGAGCGACACCGGGTACGGCAAAACCCGCACTCTCCCCGCAAGTGGACGCTCCGGACGTGGACCCCAGAAAAGAACAGCGCGCGGAACAGCAGCAGCAACTGGCCAATGCCCCTACCGGTGAACAACTGGAAAAACTGGCCATCGGTGGATTAACCGCGGATATCCGGAGCGAAGCGGCCCGACAGCTCACAGACAAAGCCCGCTTGCAACGGGTTCAGAAAGAAGCCAAAGGCCGTGACAAAACAGTGTATCAACTTGTCCGCCAGACCTTGCAGGACATCCGCAGCAAGGAGGAGCAGCAGCAAAAAACCCGGGAACGAATCGGGACTCTGGTAGCCCAGGCTCGGGACCAGGCTCGCAGCGAGGACACCAAGCTGTATGAAGCGCGCCTGGACACCCTGCTGAAACAATGGTCAGAGGTTGAAAAGGAGGCCTCGACAGAGCAAACCACGGACTTCCTGGAGGCGGTACGCCGTTGTCGGGAAAGGGTTGAGCAACTGAAATCCGAAGCCGAACAGGCGATCCGGCAGCAGGAACAGCAGAAGCAACGGGCGGAAACCCTTGAGCTGCTGCAAACGACGCTGGATGAGCTCCGCCAACACTCACCGGATCAGATCCCCTCGCTGGCCTCGCTGGATGCGCTACAGAAGACCCAGGAAAACCGCTGGCTGGAAGCCACTCGGGAGACAGCGGTTGAAAAGCACGAACAGAAAGCCTACGAGAACCGGATGCAGCCGCTCCGTCATTACATAGCAGCGCTGAAACGACTGGCCCAGCATAAGGATGAACTGTCCACCATGGCAGAGGCCCAGCCTGGGGATGAAAGCGTGCAAAACAGTGCCCGGGAACTGATCAAGGCTGTTGAATGGCCGGAAGAGTTCAGCCGGCCTGCGCAACTGGAGGCTGCCTACAAGATCGCAGGTGCCGCAAGGGCGAACACGCCCCCGAAGCGTGACAACCAGGAACAGAAACAACAGGTTGAGACCCTCAAGACCACCCTTCAAAAACTGGATGCGGCGCTGGAAGCAAAGCAACTCAAGGAGTCCAGGCAGCTGTTCAAACACGCCCAGCATCAACTCAAGGAACTGGACCACCGGCACGGCAAACCTTTCCAGTCGCGTATGCAGTTACTGGGCGGCCAACTCAGGGAACTGACGGATTGGCAGGGTTTTGCAACGGAACCCAAACAGATCGCCCTGTGTGAACAGATGGAATATCTGGCGAACCAGCCGATGGAGCCGGAAGCCAAGGCTGAGCGCATCCATGAACTCCAGAATGAATGGCGAGAACTGGGCGGATCGTCTGACCGGGCACTGTGGAGCCGTTTCAAGGCTGCCTCGGACAAGGCTTACGAACCGTGCAAGGCCTATTTCTCCGCAAAATCCGGCCTCAAGCAGGCCAATCTGGAGAAACGGAAGGCAATCTGTGAGGAACTGGAAACCTTTCTCAACAACGCAGACTGGTCCACTATCGACTGGAAATCGGCCGAACGTATTCACCAAACCGCACGTCAGGAATGGAAAGCAGCCTGGCCCATTGAGTTTCGCGATAATCGCCCGGTACAGAAACGGTTTGACAGCTTGCTGAAAAAGCTGGAATCCCCGCTGGATGCCGAACGTCAGAAGAACGAAGCACTGAAGCAGGACATCGTCGAACGTGCCAACGCCCTGATCAGCCATGAGCCGTTAACAGAAGCGATGGACCGGGCCAAGGCACTGCAAACCGAATGGAAACAGATCGGCATTACAAGACACCGGGAAGACCGCAAACTATGGCAGGCTTTCCGCAAAGCCTGCGACGAAATCTTTGCGCGTCGCGATGCCCGGAAATCGGAACAACAGGAAGCTACCCGGGAGGCAGACAAACGAGCGGAAACCGTACTCGCGCCATGCCAGGCTGTGAACAACGATGAGCCTGATGCCAGCGTCATTGAGAATGCTCTGGCTGACCTCAAAACCATTGCGTCGGAGCCTGTTTCCCCGCAGGTTCGGGAGCGCATAACACATGAAAAACGCAGATTAAGCGAGAGGCTGGAATCCCTGAAAATCAGGGACAAAGTGCAATCCTGGCAAACGCACATCCAGGCCCGGCTGGACGGAAACCTGGACACCGCTGGCATTCCGGCGTCATGGTCCTCGCTGACCAGCGAGTTGGAGGCCATGGACGCCAGGGAACTGGTCATTCGCGCCGAGATCCTGACCGGCTCACCCTCCCCGGATTCGGAACAGGGACGGCGAATGGAGATTCAGGTTCAACGTCTGGCTGATGGTATGGGGAACTCAGGCGGTACGGATACTGACAAGAACCGTCAACTGGAATTGCTGGTGGCAAACTGGTGCTTACAGCAGCCGCAGGAAGCGCTGGACAGCCAATTGGCTGCCCGCCTCAACCAGGCGATTTCTGCAATGCTCCGTTGA